The Campylobacter lari genomic sequence ACAATTTACCTATAATCTTCCTAAAATGTTAACGCATCCAAATTATAAAGAGCTCTTGCAAAAAAGAAAAAACTTGAGTGATACAGCAATCATTGTTTCAACTGGACCAAGTCTTTCTAAACAGCTTCCATTGTTAAAGCAATACGCTAGCAAAGCAACTATTTTTTGTGCAGATAGTGCTTACCCTATCTTAGCTAAACATAATATCAAACCCGATTATGTTTTATCTTTAGAAAGAGTAACTTTAACAAGCGAATATTTTAATAATAATTTTGGTAATTTTGATAAAGATGTAACATTTGTTATAAAGTCATATACTCACCCTAATACAATGAAATATCTTGATAGTAATAATAGAAATTATTTATTAGTTTCCGTAACAGGAGCTATATTTATTAATTTTATGCAATTGCATTCTTATGGCTATCTTCCAACTGGATGGAGTGTAGCTAACATGGGGGCTAATTTAGCAGTAGCTCTTAACCATAAAAATCTTATTTTAATTGGACAAGATTTAGCCTATAGCGAAAGTGGAGTTTCACATTCAAATGATTACACTTATCTTACAGATAGCTATAAAACCAAAAAATATTATAAAAGAGATTATGGGAAATACGAATGTGAAGCTTATGGAGGAAAAGGAGTAGTACAAAGTTCTTTTGCTTGGACTTTATTCCGCCAAAATTTTGAAAGCGACATTGTCCGCTTCAATCAATGCGATGTTATTGTTTACAATTGTACCGAAGGTGGCGCTAGAATTGCAGGAGCCATAGAAAAGCCTTTTAAGCAAATATGTGAAAAATTATTAACAAAAGAATTAAAAAAACCTTTTGTAAAATTACTACCACCAAAACTTGAAAAGCAAAATGAATTAATGCTTAAAGCACATACTAAAATCAAAAAAAGCATTTCGCATTGCCAAAATTTAAATAAAACTTTCAAAGAACAACTAATAAATTTAAAACAATCATATCAAAATATCCAAACTCAAGAAGATCTAAATATTCTAATAAAATGCATAGATGAAATTAAATCAAGTATTGAAGATAAGAACAACATACAAGAATTATACGAAACTCTAAATCCACTACTCATGCAGTTTGAGTTCAATCTTGCTAAAATTTATGTTTTAAATCCTATAAACGAAGATGATGTG encodes the following:
- a CDS encoding motility associated factor glycosyltransferase family protein; this translates as MLQKNIKSIKTKLSETLSAIKKSKYKIIQGNDSLDINFLNAQDNTLIYKNPLDELNAMLKIYNEKYRLYPVLYFYGFGNGILYKALLQNPHHKIIIVFEKDLEIIHSAFSVMDFSKELQEARLVIADTNTLNTIDYELMCKQQPMLNFARTYFLELHSDYYERYHDDILKVNNNMSEYLKKAMFAYGNLPLDALQGIEQFTYNLPKMLTHPNYKELLQKRKNLSDTAIIVSTGPSLSKQLPLLKQYASKATIFCADSAYPILAKHNIKPDYVLSLERVTLTSEYFNNNFGNFDKDVTFVIKSYTHPNTMKYLDSNNRNYLLVSVTGAIFINFMQLHSYGYLPTGWSVANMGANLAVALNHKNLILIGQDLAYSESGVSHSNDYTYLTDSYKTKKYYKRDYGKYECEAYGGKGVVQSSFAWTLFRQNFESDIVRFNQCDVIVYNCTEGGARIAGAIEKPFKQICEKLLTKELKKPFVKLLPPKLEKQNELMLKAHTKIKKSISHCQNLNKTFKEQLINLKQSYQNIQTQEDLNILIKCIDEIKSSIEDKNNIQELYETLNPLLMQFEFNLAKIYVLNPINEDDVYNKSLLWIKEHIDWLELIIAHIDAHEQTLHKSILPLQETIIQRGYGHKIK